Proteins from a single region of Paraburkholderia sp. PGU19:
- a CDS encoding electron transfer flavoprotein subunit alpha/FixB family protein, whose protein sequence is MNTTIKRIDPRRPFVITAAGLKRITLGAEHVAGASTDHALHAGAHGHAAVKTLRTTQVSQRTLLVVAHSDRGGLDDHARQALAAAALIADAGTQVALLVLGELKDDAAALGADKVIELPSFDRRTFAPEREVQAVAACVAQLAPAHIFMPDNATGDGDLGRRYAALAGASIATHVVQIDAKQVSTYAQAKKAYASRALPDVILLAAGAVDTRLPFIGAGERLELTAFAQANDASNGAYRDLGIEEIDAAQVALEEADFIVSAGNGVTDVAAFEKLASTFGAAIGASRVAVDNGMFTRDKQIGATGKTVEASVYIAFGISGAVQHLQGIKDCRHVIAVNLDGSAPIVKRANLTIIGDTQATIASLIDAIDRARSGRGAGAAPAVKQIVEGVAA, encoded by the coding sequence ATGAATACGACCATCAAACGTATCGATCCGCGCCGGCCCTTCGTCATCACGGCAGCAGGACTGAAGCGCATCACACTTGGCGCGGAGCATGTCGCGGGTGCATCGACTGATCATGCGCTGCATGCTGGCGCGCATGGCCATGCCGCTGTCAAAACGCTGCGTACGACGCAAGTGTCGCAACGCACGCTGCTCGTCGTCGCGCACAGCGACCGTGGCGGTCTCGACGATCACGCGCGTCAGGCGCTGGCGGCTGCCGCCTTGATTGCGGACGCGGGGACGCAAGTCGCGCTGCTGGTGCTCGGCGAACTAAAGGATGACGCCGCCGCGCTCGGCGCGGACAAGGTGATCGAACTGCCGTCGTTCGACCGCCGCACGTTTGCACCGGAACGCGAAGTGCAAGCCGTCGCGGCGTGCGTCGCGCAACTCGCGCCCGCGCATATCTTCATGCCCGACAACGCGACAGGCGACGGCGATCTCGGCCGACGCTACGCGGCGCTCGCAGGCGCAAGCATCGCGACACATGTGGTGCAGATCGACGCGAAGCAGGTGTCGACGTATGCGCAGGCGAAGAAGGCCTATGCGTCGCGCGCATTGCCCGACGTGATTCTGCTTGCTGCAGGTGCGGTTGATACGCGGTTGCCGTTCATCGGCGCAGGCGAACGGCTCGAACTCACGGCATTCGCTCAAGCGAACGACGCGTCGAACGGCGCATACCGTGACCTCGGTATCGAGGAAATCGATGCCGCGCAGGTCGCGCTGGAAGAAGCGGACTTCATCGTGTCGGCAGGTAACGGCGTGACGGATGTCGCCGCGTTCGAAAAGCTCGCGAGCACGTTCGGCGCGGCAATCGGCGCGAGCCGCGTGGCCGTCGACAACGGCATGTTCACACGCGACAAGCAGATCGGCGCGACGGGCAAGACTGTCGAGGCGAGTGTCTACATTGCGTTCGGCATTTCCGGCGCGGTGCAGCACTTGCAGGGCATCAAGGATTGCCGCCACGTGATCGCGGTGAATCTGGACGGCAGCGCGCCCATCGTCAAGCGCGCGAACCTGACGATCATCGGCGATACGCAGGCGACCATCGCGTCGCTGATCGACGCGATCGACCGGGCACGCTCGGGCCGTGGGGCGGGCGCTGCGCCCGCTGTGAAGCAGATCGTCGAAGGAGTCGCGGCATGA
- a CDS encoding electron transfer flavoprotein subunit beta/FixA family protein — MNGKLEKIAVLVSVGKHPVSGVARYSRNDAAALEIGRQLSSQHAARLDVLHAGDPGNPALEEYLALGAERVEVLTCADNGDAVGLLAARLKGYDLVLTGTCAEGAFDSGMLPYRLADVLQVPLVGTAVEVSIAGGRATVRQFLPKGERRRVEVALPAVVAVHPLATVTPRYAYARLRAGTIAPQRVEAGADAEAAQWTLAPVTRKPVRLAAAEKRTGHARMLSATTTESRGGSVVIEGTSVEKAQVILDYLREHQLIEY; from the coding sequence ATGAACGGCAAGCTCGAAAAAATCGCGGTGCTCGTGTCGGTCGGCAAGCATCCTGTCAGCGGCGTCGCGCGCTATAGCCGCAACGATGCCGCCGCGCTCGAAATCGGCCGCCAGCTGTCGAGCCAGCACGCCGCGCGACTCGACGTGCTGCATGCGGGTGATCCGGGTAATCCCGCACTCGAGGAGTACCTGGCGCTCGGCGCGGAGCGCGTCGAAGTGCTGACCTGCGCAGACAACGGAGACGCCGTGGGCCTGCTCGCGGCCCGGCTCAAAGGCTATGACCTCGTGCTGACGGGCACCTGTGCCGAAGGCGCGTTCGACAGCGGCATGCTGCCTTACCGGCTCGCGGACGTGCTGCAAGTCCCGCTGGTCGGCACGGCCGTCGAAGTGTCGATTGCAGGCGGCCGCGCGACAGTGCGGCAATTTTTGCCGAAGGGCGAGCGCCGCCGCGTCGAGGTCGCGTTGCCCGCCGTCGTCGCCGTGCATCCGCTCGCCACCGTGACGCCGCGCTACGCGTACGCACGACTGCGCGCCGGCACGATCGCGCCGCAGCGTGTGGAAGCGGGTGCCGACGCGGAAGCGGCGCAATGGACGCTCGCGCCCGTCACGCGCAAGCCGGTCCGGCTGGCCGCCGCGGAGAAGCGCACGGGCCATGCCCGCATGCTGTCCGCGACCACTACGGAAAGCCGGGGCGGCAGCGTCGTAATTGAAGGGACTTCGGTCGAAAAAGCACAAGTGATACTCGATTATTTGCGCGAGCATCAACTCATCGAATACTGA
- a CDS encoding aromatic ring-hydroxylating dioxygenase subunit alpha, giving the protein MKVSADIRALVDRRKKGYSLEAPFYLSEEIFSLDMDAIFRQHWIQVAVEPDIPEPGDYVTVELGNDSILIVRDDDMQVRAFHNVCRHRGARLCNEDKGSVGNIVCPYHSWTYNLSGELMFAEHMGEKFDRCKHSLKSVHVENLAGLIFVCLAENPPVDFAVMRAAMEPYLLPHDLPNCKIAAQIDIIEKGNWKLTMENNRECYHCVANHPELTISLYEYGFGYQRSPANAEGMDAFERTCIEREKQWEEMGLPSVEIDQLSDVTGFRTQRLPLDRSGESQTLDAKVASKKLLGEFEQADLGGLSFWTQPNSWHHFMSDHIVTFSVIPLSAGETLVRTKWLVHKDAQEGVDYDVSNLTAVWNATNDQDRTLVEYSQRGASSSAYEPGPYSPYTEGLVEKFSDWYVQRLAAHVESPVAEQRTINIKAV; this is encoded by the coding sequence ATGAAAGTATCGGCAGACATTCGCGCGCTGGTCGATCGGCGCAAGAAGGGTTACAGCCTCGAAGCACCGTTCTATCTGAGCGAAGAAATCTTCTCGCTCGATATGGACGCGATTTTCCGTCAACACTGGATTCAGGTTGCCGTCGAGCCGGACATTCCCGAGCCGGGCGATTACGTGACCGTCGAACTCGGCAACGATTCGATCCTGATCGTGCGCGACGACGATATGCAGGTGCGCGCATTCCACAATGTGTGCCGCCATCGTGGCGCACGCCTGTGCAACGAGGACAAGGGTTCAGTTGGCAATATCGTGTGTCCGTATCACAGCTGGACGTACAACCTGTCGGGCGAGCTGATGTTCGCCGAGCACATGGGCGAGAAGTTCGACCGCTGCAAGCACAGCCTGAAGAGCGTGCATGTCGAGAACCTGGCCGGTCTGATTTTCGTGTGCCTCGCGGAAAATCCGCCCGTCGATTTCGCCGTGATGCGCGCCGCGATGGAGCCGTATCTGCTGCCGCACGATCTGCCGAACTGCAAGATTGCCGCGCAGATCGACATCATCGAGAAAGGAAACTGGAAGCTCACGATGGAGAACAACCGCGAGTGCTACCACTGCGTCGCGAACCATCCCGAGCTGACCATTTCGCTCTATGAGTACGGCTTCGGCTACCAGCGTTCGCCTGCGAACGCGGAAGGCATGGATGCGTTCGAGCGCACCTGCATCGAGCGCGAGAAGCAGTGGGAAGAGATGGGTCTGCCTTCTGTTGAAATCGATCAACTGTCAGACGTGACGGGTTTTCGCACGCAGCGTCTGCCGCTCGATCGCAGCGGCGAATCACAGACGCTCGACGCGAAGGTCGCATCGAAGAAGTTGCTCGGCGAGTTCGAACAGGCCGACCTGGGTGGGCTGTCGTTCTGGACACAGCCGAATTCGTGGCATCACTTCATGAGCGATCACATCGTGACGTTCTCGGTGATTCCGCTGTCGGCGGGCGAAACGCTGGTGCGCACGAAATGGCTCGTGCACAAGGATGCGCAGGAAGGCGTCGATTACGACGTGAGCAACCTGACGGCCGTGTGGAACGCGACCAACGACCAGGACCGTACGCTCGTCGAATATTCGCAGCGCGGCGCGTCGAGCAGCGCTTACGAGCCGGGTCCGTATTCGCCGTACACGGAAGGGCTCGTTGAGAAGTTCAGCGACTGGTATGTGCAGCGCCTTGCGGCGCATGTCGAGAGCCCGGTGGCGGAGCAACGCACGATCAATATCAAGGCCGTTTAA
- a CDS encoding hybrid-cluster NAD(P)-dependent oxidoreductase — protein MMRDAATFGPVESRVTKPEFWSALPARWTSDVEETLVCCQVRQETHDVKSFFFRSPEGRAFVFEPGQFITLELEIDGETINRCYTISSSPTRPHTISITVKRVPGGKVSNWLHDNLQAGARVRVLGPAGEFTCARHPARKYLFLSAGSGITPLMSMSRAHHELSEDRDIVFVHSARTPDDIIFSRELDLIASNQVNFRTSFVCERVGSRTNWPGVTGFLTLPLLKLIAPDFMEREIFTCGPAPYMQAVRNLLDEAGFDRKQYHEESFSFETLIENEPEVAAEVLEAEEKANGAANGTQMFSVSFSRSNRSIECGSSQHVLDAARQAGVRLAASCTQGMCGTCKVKLVSGQVEMKHNGGIRQREIDQGMVLLCCSKPLSDLVVDK, from the coding sequence ATGATGCGCGATGCAGCAACCTTCGGACCCGTCGAAAGCCGCGTGACGAAGCCCGAATTCTGGAGCGCGTTGCCGGCGCGCTGGACGAGCGATGTCGAGGAAACGCTGGTCTGCTGCCAGGTTCGTCAGGAAACGCACGACGTGAAGAGTTTTTTCTTCCGTTCGCCGGAAGGCCGTGCGTTCGTGTTCGAGCCGGGGCAGTTCATCACATTGGAGCTGGAGATCGACGGCGAGACGATCAATCGCTGCTACACGATTTCATCGTCGCCGACGCGGCCGCATACGATTTCGATCACTGTGAAGCGTGTGCCTGGCGGCAAGGTGTCGAACTGGCTGCACGATAATCTGCAGGCGGGTGCGCGCGTGCGGGTGCTGGGGCCCGCGGGTGAGTTTACGTGTGCGCGGCATCCGGCGCGGAAGTATCTGTTTTTGTCGGCGGGGTCTGGCATTACGCCGTTGATGTCGATGAGTCGCGCGCATCATGAGTTGAGTGAGGATCGCGATATCGTGTTTGTGCATAGCGCTCGCACGCCGGACGATATTATTTTCTCGCGGGAGCTTGATCTGATTGCTTCTAATCAGGTTAATTTCAGAACTTCGTTTGTTTGTGAGCGGGTTGGGAGTCGGACTAACTGGCCTGGGGTGACTGGATTTTTGACGCTGCCGCTGCTGAAGCTGATTGCGCCGGATTTTATGGAGCGGGAGATCTTTACCTGCGGTCCTGCGCCTTATATGCAGGCTGTGCGCAATCTGCTCGATGAGGCGGGGTTTGATCGCAAGCAGTATCACGAAGAGAGTTTTTCTTTCGAAACGCTGATCGAGAATGAGCCTGAAGTTGCGGCTGAAGTACTCGAGGCCGAAGAGAAGGCCAATGGTGCTGCAAATGGCACGCAAATGTTCTCGGTGAGCTTTTCACGCAGTAACCGGTCGATTGAATGTGGTTCGTCGCAACATGTGCTGGATGCGGCGCGGCAGGCGGGAGTGCGGTTGGCTGCTTCCTGTACGCAAGGGATGTGTGGCACCTGCAAGGTGAAACTCGTGTCTGGCCAGGTGGAGATGAAGCATAACGGTGGGATTCGGCAGCGAGAGATCGATCAGGGGATGGTGTTGTTGTGTTGTAGTAAGCCTTTGAGTGATCTCGTGGTTGATAAGTGA
- a CDS encoding glycine betaine ABC transporter substrate-binding protein, translated as MKHLKKLMLCGALLAAMSAIGTGSAAADTKPTIKIGYVEGWDDSVATSNVAAQIIEKRLGYPVQLVPVAAGIMWQGVARGDLDATLSAWLPVTHGAYWDQFKGKVQDLGANYNDAKIGLIVPADVPEKTIADLQAHKADFGGRIVGIDAGAGVMKKTSDAIKAYNLDYQLMPSSGSAMTAELARSMNANKPVIVTGWIPHWMFAKWKLKFLDDPKKVFGESEHVDSVVNPGLDTKAPQVVAFLKKFQWKPGEIDSVMLATENGAKPADAAGSWIAAHGDRVNSWVGGAQ; from the coding sequence ATGAAGCACCTTAAAAAACTGATGTTATGCGGTGCGTTGCTCGCCGCGATGAGCGCAATCGGCACCGGCTCCGCGGCAGCGGACACAAAACCGACGATCAAGATCGGCTACGTCGAAGGCTGGGACGACAGCGTCGCCACATCGAACGTCGCTGCACAGATCATCGAAAAGCGCCTCGGCTACCCAGTGCAACTCGTGCCCGTAGCGGCAGGCATCATGTGGCAGGGCGTCGCGCGCGGCGACCTGGACGCGACACTCTCGGCGTGGCTGCCCGTCACGCACGGCGCGTACTGGGATCAGTTCAAGGGCAAGGTGCAAGACCTGGGAGCCAACTATAACGACGCCAAGATCGGCCTGATCGTGCCCGCCGACGTGCCGGAAAAAACCATCGCCGATCTGCAGGCGCATAAGGCCGACTTCGGCGGCCGCATCGTCGGCATCGACGCCGGCGCCGGCGTGATGAAGAAAACCTCGGATGCCATCAAGGCCTACAACCTCGACTATCAACTGATGCCGAGTTCAGGCAGCGCAATGACCGCGGAACTCGCGCGCTCGATGAATGCCAATAAACCTGTGATCGTCACAGGCTGGATTCCGCACTGGATGTTTGCCAAGTGGAAGCTGAAGTTCCTCGACGACCCGAAGAAGGTGTTCGGCGAATCCGAACACGTGGATAGCGTCGTCAATCCGGGTCTCGATACGAAGGCACCACAAGTAGTCGCGTTTCTGAAGAAATTTCAATGGAAGCCGGGCGAAATCGACAGCGTCATGCTGGCGACGGAGAACGGCGCCAAGCCTGCCGACGCAGCCGGATCGTGGATCGCCGCACACGGCGACCGCGTGAACAGCTGGGTAGGCGGAGCACAATAA
- a CDS encoding APC family permease yields the protein MDQARLRTRSIEGATDGAAHEGHSLQRGLTWKDAFWVTNGVPGGVLFTIGGVSATIGQPAWAIWVAAILMGLIQSATYAEISGLFPHKSGGASVYGAMAWVRYSKTIAPVSVWCNWLAWSPMLALGTSLAANYALSSLYAPDAAINTWRLTLLDLGFIKQGLSLRINATFIIAAIFLLITFKLQHSGASKAAKTQRILGIASLAPLLIVGIVPFVTGDVPAAHLWPLLPLGHDAQGNVTASTFGSWNGAGITMAFGAMFMAGWAAYGFETAVCYTREFRDPRSDTVKAIFWSGMACLVVMTLVPLAFQGVLGTKGMLDPKIADGTGVAAAMAHMVGGGALVFDVVVVMLMLTILLIVMTSMMGSSRTLYQASVDGWLPKYLSHVNEHGSPTRAMWTDLGFNLILLLMSDYMTVLSISNVCYMIFVFLNLQSGWIHRLDRADADRPFRCPAWLLAAGALCGYLDLAFIGAGADMQGVGTMRNGLIAMLLIVPVFMFRHYVQDRGRFPARMQQDMEWKGGLRPAGLRGLLPYGALLLAVFVVWFSHYLAKPFL from the coding sequence ATGGATCAGGCAAGACTGCGTACCCGCAGTATCGAAGGCGCTACCGACGGCGCCGCACATGAAGGTCATTCGCTGCAACGCGGCTTGACCTGGAAAGACGCATTCTGGGTGACGAACGGCGTGCCCGGCGGCGTGCTGTTTACGATCGGCGGCGTGTCCGCGACGATCGGTCAGCCCGCGTGGGCCATTTGGGTCGCGGCGATCCTGATGGGCCTGATTCAAAGCGCGACTTACGCAGAAATTTCAGGGCTTTTCCCGCACAAGTCGGGCGGTGCGTCCGTCTACGGCGCGATGGCCTGGGTGCGCTATAGCAAGACCATCGCGCCCGTTTCCGTGTGGTGCAACTGGCTCGCCTGGTCGCCGATGCTCGCATTGGGCACGAGCCTTGCCGCCAACTACGCGCTCTCCAGTCTCTATGCGCCCGATGCCGCGATCAACACGTGGCGTCTGACACTGCTCGATCTCGGCTTCATCAAACAAGGGCTTTCGCTGCGCATCAACGCGACGTTCATCATCGCAGCGATTTTTCTGCTGATCACATTCAAATTGCAGCATAGCGGCGCGTCGAAAGCCGCGAAGACGCAGCGCATTCTCGGCATTGCATCGCTTGCGCCCTTGCTGATCGTCGGCATCGTTCCATTCGTGACGGGCGATGTGCCCGCTGCGCATCTGTGGCCGCTGCTGCCGCTCGGACACGATGCGCAAGGCAACGTGACGGCGTCGACATTCGGCTCGTGGAATGGTGCGGGCATCACGATGGCGTTCGGTGCGATGTTCATGGCAGGCTGGGCCGCGTACGGCTTCGAAACGGCCGTGTGCTACACGCGCGAGTTCCGCGATCCGCGCAGCGATACGGTAAAAGCAATCTTCTGGTCCGGCATGGCATGTCTGGTCGTGATGACGCTGGTGCCGCTTGCGTTTCAGGGTGTGTTGGGCACGAAGGGCATGCTCGATCCGAAGATCGCCGACGGCACGGGCGTGGCGGCCGCCATGGCGCATATGGTCGGCGGCGGCGCGCTCGTGTTCGATGTGGTCGTCGTCATGCTGATGCTGACCATTCTGCTGATCGTGATGACGTCGATGATGGGCTCGTCGCGCACGCTGTATCAGGCATCCGTCGACGGCTGGCTGCCGAAGTATCTTTCGCACGTCAACGAGCACGGCTCACCAACGCGCGCGATGTGGACCGACCTCGGCTTCAATCTGATCCTGCTGCTGATGTCGGACTACATGACGGTGCTGTCGATATCGAACGTCTGCTACATGATCTTCGTGTTTCTGAATCTGCAATCGGGCTGGATTCACCGGCTGGATCGCGCGGATGCGGACCGGCCGTTCCGTTGTCCGGCGTGGCTCCTCGCCGCTGGCGCGCTGTGCGGCTATCTGGATCTCGCGTTCATCGGCGCGGGCGCGGACATGCAGGGCGTGGGAACAATGCGCAACGGCCTGATCGCGATGCTGCTGATCGTGCCCGTGTTCATGTTCCGCCATTACGTGCAGGATCGCGGGCGTTTCCCCGCGCGCATGCAGCAGGATATGGAGTGGAAAGGTGGTTTGCGGCCCGCTGGCCTGCGCGGCTTGCTGCCGTATGGCGCGTTGCTGCTAGCCGTGTTCGTCGTATGGTTCTCGCACTATCTGGCGAAGCCGTTCCTTTGA
- the purU gene encoding formyltetrahydrofolate deformylase — protein sequence MPTTDRPHQFALTLSCPSAAGQVAAVVGFLDRHHCYIDELTVFDDDISERFFVRCVFHGVASAPEAALHIDTLRREFHPIAADFDMQWAMHDLDTRPKVLIMVSKLEHCLADLLFRWRMGELKMDIAGIASNHPDFEPLAVQHGLPFHHLPLTPETKLQQEAQILDLFESSGAELMILARYMQILSDETSRKLAGRAINIHHSFLPGFKGARPYHQAHARGVKLIGATAHFVTDDLDEGPIIEQEVQRVDHSYGPERLLAVGRDVECITLARAVKAFVERRVFINGDRTVVL from the coding sequence ATGCCCACCACCGATCGCCCGCATCAGTTCGCGCTGACCCTTTCCTGCCCGAGCGCCGCCGGCCAGGTTGCTGCCGTCGTCGGCTTTCTCGATCGGCACCACTGCTATATCGACGAACTCACGGTGTTCGACGACGACATCAGCGAGCGTTTTTTCGTGCGCTGCGTGTTTCATGGCGTAGCGAGCGCGCCCGAAGCGGCGCTGCATATCGACACGTTGCGGCGCGAGTTCCACCCCATCGCCGCCGACTTCGATATGCAGTGGGCGATGCACGATCTCGACACGCGGCCCAAAGTACTGATCATGGTGTCGAAGCTCGAGCATTGCCTTGCCGACCTGCTATTCCGCTGGCGCATGGGTGAACTGAAAATGGACATTGCCGGCATTGCATCGAATCATCCCGACTTCGAGCCGCTTGCCGTGCAGCATGGCCTGCCGTTCCATCATTTGCCGTTGACGCCTGAAACGAAGCTGCAACAGGAAGCGCAAATTCTCGACCTGTTCGAATCGAGCGGCGCGGAACTGATGATTCTCGCGCGCTACATGCAGATTCTGTCCGATGAAACGAGCCGCAAGCTCGCGGGACGCGCGATCAATATCCATCACTCGTTCCTGCCCGGCTTCAAGGGCGCACGGCCTTATCATCAGGCGCACGCGCGTGGCGTCAAACTGATCGGCGCGACGGCGCACTTCGTCACCGACGACCTCGACGAAGGCCCGATCATCGAGCAGGAAGTGCAGCGTGTCGACCATTCGTATGGGCCTGAACGCCTGCTAGCCGTGGGCCGCGACGTCGAATGCATCACGCTGGCGCGCGCGGTGAAGGCGTTCGTCGAACGGCGTGTGTTCATCAACGGCGACCGAACTGTCGTGCTCTGA
- a CDS encoding LysR substrate-binding domain-containing protein, with protein sequence MPGPDRLPPMQTLSAFESAARLASFTAAARELGSTQPAVSQRIVQLEEDLGAPLFERGHRGVTLTPEGALLYEAVRSGLDTIREATADIRARRATGALTILTDAGFATYWLMPRLARLKASMPGVNVKIVTSQLGYDPHRDHADIAIAFGDGHWPPCTSTRLFAEAVTPVCSPAFRNLHAPVRVAADLAALPLLHVQPTDPERWLAWNTWFAAHGLQAPEDSQGMMFNSYSLVVQAALMGQGVALGWTPLTDELIASGLLVRLLDTPVTTERGYYLVCPPARPAPAAVPLFRRWLFNELIDAGEHAHA encoded by the coding sequence ATGCCGGGACCAGACCGTCTTCCGCCGATGCAGACCTTATCGGCCTTCGAATCGGCCGCGCGCCTCGCGAGCTTCACAGCCGCCGCGCGCGAGCTCGGCTCGACGCAGCCCGCCGTGAGCCAGCGCATCGTGCAACTCGAAGAGGACCTCGGCGCCCCATTGTTCGAGCGCGGCCATCGCGGCGTGACGCTCACGCCTGAAGGCGCGTTGCTCTATGAAGCCGTACGCAGCGGCCTCGACACGATCCGCGAAGCGACAGCTGACATCCGCGCGCGCCGCGCGACAGGCGCATTGACGATCCTCACCGACGCCGGCTTCGCCACCTACTGGCTGATGCCGCGCCTGGCCCGCCTCAAGGCGTCGATGCCCGGCGTCAACGTGAAGATCGTCACCTCGCAACTCGGCTACGATCCGCACCGCGACCACGCGGATATCGCCATCGCGTTCGGCGACGGCCATTGGCCGCCCTGCACGTCCACGCGGCTTTTCGCCGAGGCTGTCACGCCCGTCTGCTCGCCCGCGTTCCGCAATCTTCACGCACCCGTAAGGGTAGCCGCCGACCTCGCCGCATTGCCGCTACTGCACGTGCAGCCGACCGACCCCGAGCGCTGGCTTGCCTGGAACACATGGTTCGCCGCGCACGGTCTTCAAGCACCGGAAGATAGCCAGGGGATGATGTTCAACAGTTATTCGCTCGTCGTGCAGGCCGCGCTAATGGGCCAGGGTGTCGCGCTCGGCTGGACGCCGCTGACCGACGAACTCATCGCATCCGGCCTGCTCGTGCGCCTGCTCGACACGCCTGTCACCACCGAACGCGGCTATTACCTCGTCTGCCCGCCCGCGCGCCCCGCGCCCGCCGCCGTGCCGCTCTTCCGGCGCTGGCTTTTCAACGAACTGATCGACGCCGGCGAGCACGCGCACGCCTGA
- the betC gene encoding choline-sulfatase — protein MSLNTKQNIVILMADQMTPFALRAYGNQVSLTPRIDALAKEGVVFDSAYCASPLCAPSRFSMMAGKLPAAIGAYDNAAELPAQTLTFAHYLRAAGYRTILSGKMHFCGPDQLHGFEERLTTDIYPADFGWVPDWDRPDVRPSWYHNMSSVLDAGPCVRTNQLDFDDEVTYTTRQKLYDIVRERAAGGDARPFCLVASLTHPHDPYAIPQQYWDLYRDEEIDMPRVTLTREESDPHSKRLRDVYEADITPPTEQQIRDARRAYYGALSYVDAQFGAILDTLKATGLADDTIVIVTSDHGEMLGERGLWYKMTCFEGGVRVPLIVHAPKDYRAHRVGASVSHVDLLPTLVEMATGARRAEWPDSVDGKSLIPHLHDDGGHDEAIVEYFAEGAIAPMVMIRRGKYKFIHTPVDPDQLYDLADDPHERVNLAQDPKHAALIDAFRKEIALRWNIPALHQAVLASQRRRRFHFEATTQGAIRSWDWQPFNDASQRYMRNHIELDTLEAMARYPRIVSG, from the coding sequence ATGAGCCTTAATACAAAGCAGAATATCGTTATCTTGATGGCGGACCAGATGACGCCGTTCGCGCTGCGCGCATATGGCAATCAGGTCTCGCTGACGCCGCGCATCGATGCGCTGGCGAAGGAAGGCGTCGTATTCGATTCCGCGTACTGCGCGAGCCCGCTGTGCGCGCCGTCGCGTTTCTCGATGATGGCGGGCAAATTGCCCGCCGCAATCGGTGCTTACGATAACGCCGCCGAATTGCCCGCGCAAACGCTTACGTTCGCGCACTATCTGCGGGCAGCGGGCTACCGGACGATCCTCTCGGGCAAGATGCATTTCTGCGGCCCCGACCAGTTGCACGGCTTCGAGGAGCGCCTGACCACCGACATCTATCCCGCCGATTTCGGCTGGGTGCCGGATTGGGATCGCCCCGACGTGCGGCCCAGCTGGTATCACAACATGAGTTCCGTGCTGGATGCGGGGCCATGCGTGCGCACGAACCAGCTCGATTTCGACGATGAAGTGACCTATACGACGCGCCAGAAGCTATACGATATCGTGCGCGAACGCGCGGCGGGCGGCGATGCGCGGCCGTTTTGCCTCGTCGCATCGCTCACGCATCCGCATGATCCTTACGCGATTCCGCAGCAATACTGGGATCTGTACCGGGACGAAGAGATCGACATGCCGCGCGTGACATTGACGCGCGAAGAGAGCGATCCGCATTCGAAGCGTCTGCGCGATGTCTACGAAGCGGATATCACGCCGCCGACCGAACAGCAAATCCGCGACGCACGGCGCGCGTACTATGGCGCGCTCTCATATGTCGATGCGCAATTCGGCGCGATTCTCGACACGCTGAAGGCAACCGGCCTAGCCGACGACACCATCGTCATCGTCACATCGGATCACGGCGAAATGCTCGGTGAACGCGGGCTCTGGTACAAGATGACGTGCTTTGAAGGCGGCGTGCGCGTGCCGCTGATCGTGCATGCGCCAAAGGACTACCGTGCACATCGCGTGGGTGCGTCCGTCTCGCACGTCGATCTTCTGCCGACGCTGGTCGAAATGGCAACGGGCGCCCGGCGTGCGGAATGGCCCGATTCCGTGGATGGAAAGAGCCTCATCCCGCACCTGCACGACGACGGCGGCCACGACGAAGCGATTGTCGAGTACTTCGCGGAGGGTGCAATTGCGCCGATGGTGATGATCCGACGCGGCAAGTACAAGTTCATTCATACGCCCGTTGATCCGGATCAGCTTTACGATCTTGCGGACGATCCACACGAGCGCGTGAACCTCGCGCAAGATCCGAAGCATGCCGCGCTAATCGACGCATTTCGCAAGGAGATTGCGTTGCGCTGGAACATTCCCGCACTGCATCAAGCGGTGCTTGCGAGCCAGCGCCGCCGGCGCTTTCATTTCGAAGCGACGACGCAAGGCGCGATCCGCTCATGGGACTGGCAACCATTCAATGACGCAAGCCAGCGCTACATGCGCAATCACATCGAACTCGATACGCTCGAAGCAATGGCGCGGTATCCGCGCATCGTCAGCGGCTAG